The proteins below come from a single Sus scrofa isolate TJ Tabasco breed Duroc unplaced genomic scaffold, Sscrofa11.1 Contig145, whole genome shotgun sequence genomic window:
- the LOC110258167 gene encoding olfactory receptor 1440-like yields MAGGKNSTTITKFILLGFSEFPKLTAVLFSVFLRISLMTVSWNMGLIMLIRMDSHLHTPMYFFLSNLSLLDICYVSTIAPRMLSDFFKKYKFISFMGCTMQYFFSSLALTECCLLAAMAYDHYAAICNPLLYTAIMSPTLCVQMVAGSCVTGFFGSFIQLCALFQLHFCGQNVTNHFFCDLPQLLILSCSDTFFFQVMTSVLTVIFGLTSVLVIIISYGYIIATILKITSSEGRSKAFNTRASHLTAVTLFFGSGIFIYMYPNSGDSLSQNKLVSVLYTVIISMLDPLIYSLRNKEIQDSLSRWRKTIFSWCY; encoded by the coding sequence ATGGCTGGGGGAAAGAACAGTACAACAATTACAAAGTTCATTCTCTTAGGATTCTCTGAATTTCCAAAGCTCACTGCTGTCCTCTTTTCAGTATTCCTAAGGATCTCCCTCATGACAGTGTCCTGGAACATGGGCCTTATCATGCTTATCAGGATGGACTCTCATTTGCACACACCTATGTACTTTTTTCTCAGTAACCTATCCTTGCTGGACATCTGCTATGTTTCCACCATAGCCCCCAGAATGCTCTCTGATTTCTTCAAGAAGTATAAATTCATCTCCTTTATGGGATGCACCATGCAATACTTCTTCTCTAGCCTGGCTCTCACTGAGTGCTGTCTCCTGGCCGCCATGGCTTATGATCACTATGCTGCCATTTGCAATCCTCTCCTCTACACAGCCATCATGTCCCCCACCCTCTGTGTGCAGATGGTGGCAGGATCTTGTGTAACTGGATTCTTTGGCTCATTCATTCAACTATGTGCCTTATTTCAGCTCCATTTTTGTGGACAAAATGTCAccaatcatttcttctgtgacctgcCCCAACTGCTAATCTTATCTTGCTCTGACACCTTTTTCTTTCAAGTCATGACATCTGTGCTCACAGTGATCTTTGGGCTCACATCTGTCCTGGTTATTATAATATCCTATGGTTATATCATTGCCACCATTCTTAAGATCACTTCATCTGAAGGCAGGTCCAAGGCCTTCAATACCCGTGCTTCTCACCTGACAGCAGTAACCCTCTTCTTTGGCTCAGGTATCTTCATTTATATGTATCCTAATTCTGGTGATTCCCTGAGCCAAAACAAGTTGGTATCTGTCTTATACACTGTTATAATTTCCATGCTAGATCCACTGATCTACAGTCTAAGGAACAAGGAAATCCAAGATTCCCTAAGCAGATGGAGGAAGACAATCTTTTCCTGGTGTTACTAA